One genomic segment of Theobroma cacao cultivar B97-61/B2 chromosome 6, Criollo_cocoa_genome_V2, whole genome shotgun sequence includes these proteins:
- the LOC18595090 gene encoding probable disease resistance protein At1g12280, with translation MGNLCSISITIEDIVHCWDCIVGQASYTCKLEDNLKALGAELAKLNARRNDVKRKVDLAEQQCMELRSEVQLWLSEVQTATAEAEALIENGPQEIQKLCFAGCFSKNCKSSYNFGKQVTRNHAEIDDLWKRGGFETVAENELAPRVDVRPTEPTVGLEPTLDKVWRLLEENNVGIIGLHGSGGVGKTTLLTQINNKLSNNLIGYDVVIWVVVSKDHTIEKVQEKIGEKLGLSNELWKTESCDKKATDIFRKLSKKKFVLLLDDVWERVDLTKVGIPAPNQGNSFKLIFTTRFLEVCGEMGAHEKIKVECLSKDEAWKLFEKKVGEKTLDSHPDIRGLAKQVAAKCGGLPLALITIGRAMACKTIPHDWKYAIEVLKESPHKLAKMDQQVYSLLKFTYDSLPNDLMRSCLLYCSLYPEDYKIGVIWLIDYWFCEGFLDEFDNISRARMQGYSIINFLCNACLLERCEDAIFVKMHDEIRDMALWIARECEAPEKKFLVRGRVKLNTTYDIENWKGVRMSLSCSGIEYLRGTPRCLNLQTLFLNQNNLMMISDGLFQFMRNLRVLSLYANFSLCELPKGISNLVSLECLNLSHTGIMELPIELNRLSKLKVLNLHETLQLQKIPRQLICKFSALQVFGMSVLFDISEDLVDEDNVLNGDHEGLIEELKCLQHLNELNIEIRSVVALESLLSCHNLRRCTERLFLRDLSKRKVLDILSLTHMEHLESLIIRFCESMEEIVIRKIEKAPYFHTLKRVSLLQLQQLERHHVAYSCSKINAPLCSVLLKNGRNNK, from the coding sequence ATGGGAAATTTGTGCTCAATCTCAATCACAATAGAGGATATAGTTCATTGCTGGGATTGCATTGTTGGACAAGCAAGTTACACATGTAAGCTTGAAGATAATCTCAAAGCTCTCGGTGCGGAATTGGCTAAATTGAATGCACGAAGGAATGACGTGAAGCGAAAGGTAGATCTTGCTGAACAACAATGTATGGAGCTGCGGAGCGAAGTTCAACTCTGGCTTTCAGAGGTGCAGACTGCGACAGCGGAAGCTGAGGCGTTGATTGAAAATGGTCCTCAAGAAATTCAAAAGTTATGTTTTGCTGGCTGTTTTTCCAAGAATTGTAAGTCTAGTTACAATTTTGGTAAACAAGTGACTAGAAATCATGCAGAAATAGATGATCTATGGAAACGAGGAGGTTTTGAAACAGTTGCTGAGAATGAACTTGCACCCAGAGTAGATGTAAGACCTACTGAACCCACGGTGGGTTTGGAACCAACATTGGATAAGGTATGGCGCTTACTTGAAGAAAACAACGTGGGCATTATTGGGTTACATGGCTCGGGAGGAGTTGGTAAAACAACACTCTTGACCCAAATTAACAACAAGTTAAGCAACAACCTCATCGGTTATGATGTTGTAATTTGGGTGGTGGTGTCTAAAGATCACACTATCGAAAAGGTTCAAGAAAAAATTGGTGAAAAGCTTGGCCTTTCAAATGAGTTATGGAAGACTGAAAGTTGTGATAAGAAAGCTACAGATATTTTCAGAAAATTGAGCAAAAAAAAGTTTGTTCTATTGTTGGATGATGTGTGGGAGCGAGTTGATTTGACGAAAGTTGGAATACCTGCACCGAATCAGGGTAAtagttttaaattaattttcacaACTCGCTTTTTAGAGGTATGTGGAGAAATGGGAGCTCACGAGAAAATCAAAGTAGAGTGTTTAAGCAAAGATGAAGCTTGGAAATTGTTTGAAAAGAAGGTTGGAGAAAAAACCCTTGATAGCCATCCAGATATTCGAGGGTTAGCTAAACAAGTAGCTGCAAAGTGTGGAGGACTGCCTCTTGCACTGATTACAATTGGTCGAGCCATGGCTTGCAAAACGATACCCCACGATTGGAAATATGCAATTGAGGTGTTGAAAGAATCTCCGCATAAATTAGCAAAAATGGATCAACAGGTGTattctcttttaaaatttacttaTGATAGCTTGCCTAATGACTTGATGAGATCTTGCCTTTTGTATTGTAGTTTGTATCCTGAAGATTATAAAATTGGTGTAATTTGGCTAATAGATTATTGGTTTTGTGAGGGATTTTTGGATGAATTTGACAACATAAGTAGAGCTCGAATGCAAGGGTATAGcattatcaattttctttgtaatGCTTGTTTATTAGAAAGATGTGAAGATGCAATATTTGTAAAGATGCATGATGAGATCCGTGACATGGCTTTGTGGATAGCACGTGAGTGTGAAGCACCTGAGAAGAAATTTTTGGTACGAGGAAGGGTAAAATTAAATACGACATATGATATTGAAAATTGGAAAGGTGTAAGAATGTCATTGTCGTGCAGTGGAATTGAATATCTAAGAGGAACACCTAGATGCCTTAATCTTCAAACCTTGTTTCTTAATCAAAacaatttgatgatgattagTGATGGTTTGTTCCAATTTATGCGCAATCTGAGAGTTCTAAGCTTGTATGCAAACTTTTCTCTCTGTGAGTTGCCAAAGGGAATTTCAAACCTGGTTTCACTGGAGTGCCTCAATCTATCACATACAGGAATAATGGAGTTGCCAATTGAGTTGAATAGGTTGTCAAAACTGAAAGTTCTGAATTTGCATGAGACATTGCAGCTCCAAAAAATCCCACGACAATTGATATGTAAATTTTCAGCGTTGCAAGTATTCGGAATGTCTGTATTATTTGATATTTCTGAAGATCTAGTGGATGAAGATAATGTCCTAAATGGTGATCATGAAGGTCTGATAGAGGAATTGAAATGCTTGCAACATTTAAATGAGCTGAATATAGAAATAAGAAGCGTTGTCGCTCTAGAAAGCCTTTTGAGCTGCCACAACTTACGAAGATGCACTGAACGACTATTCCTCCGAGATTTGAGCAAGAGAAAGGTGTTGGATATTTTATCTTTGACACATATGGAGCATTTAGAGAGCCTAATAATTAGATTTTGCGAAAGCATGGAAGAGATTGTAATAAGGAAGATAGAGAAGGCTCCTTACTTTCACACACTGAAAAGAGTTTCCCTCTTGCAGTTGCAACAACTTGAGAGACATCACGTGGCTTATTCTTGCTCCAAAATTAACGCACCTTTATGTAGTGTTTTGCTCAAGAATGGAAGAAATAATAAGTGA